Genomic segment of Edaphobacter bradus:
TCCAGCCGGCCACTAGGACTTGTCGTCCGACTGGAGGTTGGACCAGTAACATTCGCGTTGGGGCTACCCGCTTCGACATCGCCTACGCCGTATTCGGCAAAAACTGGCAGACGTGTCGCCAAACCCAGAGACACAGTGGTGACAAAATCTCGTCGATTCATGCGTGCATGCTAACAGCTCCAATCGGGAACAAGTTCAAAATCACCCAACGCTTTAGCCGAAATCGTGGGCGAATGGTCGGCAACACGGACATTTCAATCTGAGCGAGAAATCGCCGATGCCCTCACCGATTCGGATAAGTACCGGGAAGTCGGCTGTATTCACCCGAGCTTCGCGAGTCTCATTTCATGCGCGCCGTTTTCAAGCTGTTTGAGCCGCCTGCGGATTTATCGAGTTGTTAAGATGAACGCGCAGTGATCCGCCGGTCGCTGGATTCTCGGCCAATGTCCTTGCCAGCCCCGTTATGCGGGCATAAACTTCCAGCCGCATGAGTGAATCTTCGGAATTTCCAAATTTTGACAGCTTCTTTCGCTTCTACGTGCGGCAGCATAGCCACCCGGGGAATCGCCTGCTGCATGCCATCGGAACGGTGAGCGGGATCGTCGTCGTCATCGCGGCCTTCGCTACGCATCATCCGTGGTATGCGCTTCTGTCGCCGGTTGTTGCGTATGGATTTGCCTGGACGGGGCACTTCCTGATTGAAGGCAACAAGCCAGCGACGTTTGGGCATCCGCTGTGGTCGTTCCTGGGGGACTTCCGCATGCTCGGCCTGATGCTGACCGGGCGGCTCAATCCCTATCTCGATCGCAGCGCGTGATGGGGCGGCGTGGCTCTCTGCGCCTGGTCATCTTGCGTTCGGCGCTGCCCAAGGGCTATCGCGCGGCGAAGATGAACCAGCGGTGATGCTCTGCGGAGACGTCCTTTGTCGATCAGGAGGCCCGCGTTTTACGCTTTGCCTTGCTCTGCTTGTAAGCCTCGAGCTCTG
This window contains:
- a CDS encoding DUF962 domain-containing protein, whose protein sequence is MSESSEFPNFDSFFRFYVRQHSHPGNRLLHAIGTVSGIVVVIAAFATHHPWYALLSPVVAYGFAWTGHFLIEGNKPATFGHPLWSFLGDFRMLGLMLTGRLNPYLDRSA